A genome region from Leptodactylus fuscus isolate aLepFus1 chromosome 6, aLepFus1.hap2, whole genome shotgun sequence includes the following:
- the AANAT gene encoding serotonin N-acetyltransferase translates to MSVLNALPFMRPVHIRSPRQQRRHTLPASEFRCLSPEDAVSVFEIEREAFISVSGECPLHLDEVRHFLTLCPELSLGWFEEGRLVAFIIGSLWDQDKLNQDALTLHKPHGSSVHIHVLAVHRTFRQQGKGSILLWRYLQYLRCLPFARRAVLMCEDFLVPFYSKCGFKAVGPCNITVGPLTFIEMQCPVKGHAFMRRNSGW, encoded by the exons ATGTCTGTGCTGAATGCATTACCTTTCATGAGGCCAGTCCACATTCGATCACCGCGCCAGCAGAGACGCCACACACTTCCCGCCAGTGAATTTCGCTGTCTTTCTCCAGAAGATGCCGTCAGTGTATTTGAGATAGAAAGAGAAG CCTTCATCTCTGTATCGGGGGAATGTCCTCTCCATCTGGACGAGGTTAGACATTTTTTGACCCTTTGTCCGGAGCTGTCACTTGGCTGGTTTGAAGAGGGACGACTTGTGGCGTTTATCATTGGGTCATTATGGGATCAGGACAAGCTCAACCAG GACGCCCTCACCCTGCACAAGCCACATGGATCATCCGTCCATATCCACGTCCTTGCTGTTCACCGCACATTCCGGCAGCAGGGCAAGGGCTCCATCCTGCTATGGCGTTACCTCCAGTACCTGCGTTGCCTGCCTTTTGCACGGCGGGCCGTGCTCATGTGTGAAGATTTTCTGGTTCCGTTTTATTCCAAGTGTGGCTTCAAGGCTGTGGGTCCATGCAACATCACTGTTGGACCCCTGACCTTTATCGAGATGCAGTGTCCAGTCAAAGGCCATGCCTTTATGCGTAGAAATAGTGGTTGGTAG